ATGGGAATGCCATTCTGAGTGAAGACCACGTCGATCAGCTGTATTCCCGGTCCGGTCAGGGAATGGGCAATCTTCAGTATCACCTCGAGGGCGCGGGGGGCGTAATAATATTTGACGTTTTCCGCTTCTATTCTTAAATGACTGCCGTCGACGCTTATTCCTATGTTCTGAAAACCGGATTTGGAAAGGGCGATTTCCAGTCTTTTCTCGAGCGAATATGTGGCGACTTCGGCTTTCTCTTTATATGGGCGGTCATATATGGGAATAAAGGGTTTTCCCATCTCAAATACGGTCGAAAGGCTGACCCCTATTGTATCGCCTCGCTGAAATGTGAGTCCTATCTCGCTCCACTTGGTCGGTTTTAATCTCAGGCCGAAATTGAATTTCGAAGCCACGGGGCTTAAAAAATATTTCCTTTGGGCGGAATCGTGTATCTGCACCTCGTATTTGATCGGGCTATACTCCGCCATCAAAGTGAGCCAGTTTGTAGGTGCAAACTGCACCCCTGCGAATATCTGCGAATCCTGAAGCCAGCCCATGGTGTTCGACAGGATCTCCACGTCATATTGGTCTACCGAAGGCGGTAATGCCACCTTTCCGAACCTGCCGTTCCCCATTCCAACTGTGAAGTCGAAAGGATAAATCTGTTTGCTCGCGACAATATATTGGGACGCGTAATTCCTTGTACCCTGAGGGTCCATGATTCCAAATGCTATGGCCGGCAGATACTTGCTCTCTTCTATCAACCGGAATTTAAAGTCCATGGACTTATCTTTGACGTTTCCATATCCGGTGAAGGCGGGATTCACATCGGCCGCGCTGACCCCGATGATCTCGGTCATCCTCCCGTCAATCTCAAAATTTTTAAAAGGGGTCATGGCAAGATAATAAAACCTGTAGGGGTGGACCTGCCCCACGCCCATTCTCCAGTTATTCTCCTTCATGAGGCGCGCGGTAGGCAGCTCCATAAGACCCGTACCACCCCAGTTCGCCGGACCTGTAAAAGGCTCATCCGACGCATTCGCGACACAAAGGCCGAATATCGTCATACCAGGGGAAGAATGAGAGAGTGAAGATTTAAACGTGGAAGGCAGAGGGAAGGAGGTTATTGAAAAAAGAAGTACCCCATATGAAGCGAAAGCTATGATGCGAGCCAATGTCGAGCGACATCGGCTCCCGGAAATCCATTTATTCACTCGATGAGCACCGAACCCATGCCCCGACGGAATACATGATAAGCGGCCTTATTATTTTCTCCATTTCCGGGAGAATGAGCGTCATGATCCCCTCAATTCTCCCTGCTTCTGTATGTCAGATCCATCAGGCAGGGCTGAATTTATTATGCATAGGACCACCCCGCAGGACGTGATCAATTTATACCTTACAGTCAAAACCGACCGCCGGAACGGAGACGAAGGCCTCCTCGGGGGCCGCTTCTCCATTTTCTTGTGCAGGAGACATTTGCGGAAGCCGGCGGTCATATGCTCCCCGGCTTCCCTTCACGCGCCGTCATACTAATTATTCTTCATTGTCTTATACAACACCGCTATGGTGGCTGCCGTAAGACCTATGTTTCCGAGAATCTGTGTAATATCCCTGAACTGTCTGAGCCATGCCGTTCTGTCGAGCTTCTCCGGCACGATAATGGTGTCCCCCGCTTCGATCTCGCTCTTCTTCTCGCCGAAGCCCATGGTCTCCCACCTGTTTCTGTAATGGCTCCAGGTGATAAAGGAGGTATCCAGTTTCTGGGCCGTGCCATCAACCTTTACCACGAACGTGCTCGATGTATCTGCATAGCGCGAATAGCCCCCTGCCAACTGGACATAGTCTTTCCAACGCATGGCGTCGCTATGCACGAAGCTCCCGTTCATCATGACCGCTCCGGCCACGGTGACCACGCTGTTTTTTGTCGGGATGAGAA
This genomic stretch from Syntrophorhabdaceae bacterium harbors:
- a CDS encoding YjbH domain-containing protein; protein product: MTIFGLCVANASDEPFTGPANWGGTGLMELPTARLMKENNWRMGVGQVHPYRFYYLAMTPFKNFEIDGRMTEIIGVSAADVNPAFTGYGNVKDKSMDFKFRLIEESKYLPAIAFGIMDPQGTRNYASQYIVASKQIYPFDFTVGMGNGRFGKVALPPSVDQYDVEILSNTMGWLQDSQIFAGVQFAPTNWLTLMAEYSPIKYEVQIHDSAQRKYFLSPVASKFNFGLRLKPTKWSEIGLTFQRGDTIGVSLSTVFEMGKPFIPIYDRPYKEKAEVATYSLEKRLEIALSKSGFQNIGISVDGSHLRIEAENVKYYYAPRALEVILKIAHSLTGPGIQLIDVVFTQNGIPMVEHTCLRSDLEELYNNKLTKDEFFFLSRMNTSVNQRPDVKIKDRRWIGAGLKPSFETLINSAEKFFMYRLGVEAWAELHPWEGFTVAGGVQGYPLNDISATTRPLADSVRSDIFQYKSKNFNMGRLMVEQMYKASHEIYSRLAAGYLEIEYAGLDGEIAMPLWGGRVLIGLGGSATRKRDPDNIFMLKPGDDKVYNTQFFNTRFNVPEYNIWLDFKTGRFLAGDYGTVVTLTKNIHGLMIFGWYSFTNTNSLQAPENRGYHDKGVGISLPMRLFDGTDSKTSYGYSISPWTRDVGQDIMHYNSLFDFIGRNLKVFWDHDTENMK